The genomic stretch CAGAGAAGAGCTTAACAAACTATTTATGGAAAGATAAGCCGGATCCAACGAAATGGGCTGACTGTGTGCACTGTGGTATGTGCTTGGAATCATGCCCAACCTATGAAATAACAGGTCAAGAGCAGCATTCACCAAGAGGGCGCGTTCACCTCATTAAGTCCGTAGCTGAAGGAAAGCTTGAAGTAAACGAACAGCTGATTGATCCAGTTTTTGATTGCTTAGACTGCAGAGCCTGTACGACGGCCTGTCCAGCTGATGTGGACGTTGGGGGGCTGATTGAAGAAGCGCGCGGACAAATCCGCCAAGCGATGCCGCTTACCGGTGTGAAAGGAACCGTAAACGAGTTCTTTTTAAAAGGGTTATTTCCACACCAGCGACGTCTAGAGTCCGTCGGTTCACTGCTAAAGTTTTATCAAAAAAGCGGGCTGCAAAAAGCTGTTCGAAAGACGGGGCTTATGAACGTAATGCCAAAGCATTTAGCTGAAATGGAAGCAGTCATGCCAGATATTAAACAGCCTGTACAAAAAAAATATAAGAAACAAACAACGATTCCTGCCAATAATGAAGCAAAAGCAAACGTAGCCTTCTTAACTGGATGCGTCATGGACGTGATGTTCAGCGATATTAATGATGCGACCATTCAAGTGTTAACGCGCAACGGAAACAACGTGACGATTCCGAAAAACCAAACGTGCTGCGGTGCTTTGCATGTGCATGCTGGTGACCGAGATATGGGAAGGAAGCTTGCAAAACAAAACATTGAAGCATTTGAAAATGACGAAACCATCATTGTAAATGCAGCGGGATGCGGCTGTATGCTGCAAGAATATCCCGAGCTGTTTCGAGAGGAAGAAACGGAATGGTACGACAGAGCCAAAGCATTTTCCAGCAAAGTTCAGGACATTTCAAAATACCTATACGATACGGGTTATGAAAAACCGAACGCGTCTTTACACACAACGATTACTTATCATGATGCTTGCCATCTTGCGCACGGTCAAGGCGTGAGAAAAGAGCCGCGCGATTTACTTCTTAACATACCGGGAGTGGAAATGGTGCATATGCCAAATGCCGATCGGTGCTGTGGCAGCGCTGGGATTTATAATATGACCAATCCAGAAATGGCAGGTGAAATTTTAAAAAGCAAAATGGAAAGCGTGCCCGAAGATGCTGAGCTAATCTCTATGGGAAATCCCGGCTGTATGCTTCAAATGGCAATGGGTGTAAAAAAATACGGTCGCAGCCAAAAGATTGTCCATACGGTTCAGCTGCTGCAGTGGGCGTATGAAAAAGAAGATGAAGAAAAGGGGTATCGCTCATGAAGAAGAAAAAAATTCGTTCAAATGATGTGCATATCCTAGCGCTGGCTGCTCTTGTAGAAGGGAGAGGATCCATCTTATATGAAGAAGCGGATCTGCTCGCTTACGACTGCGATGGGTTTACCGTTCATCGCAAGCTGCCAAGAGCAGTGGTTTTCCCTGAGAATGCTGAAGAAGTGGCAAAAGTTGTGCGCTACTGC from Bacillus sp. 1780r2a1 encodes the following:
- a CDS encoding (Fe-S)-binding protein, translated to MSGEVVNEPACTEKSLTNYLWKDKPDPTKWADCVHCGMCLESCPTYEITGQEQHSPRGRVHLIKSVAEGKLEVNEQLIDPVFDCLDCRACTTACPADVDVGGLIEEARGQIRQAMPLTGVKGTVNEFFLKGLFPHQRRLESVGSLLKFYQKSGLQKAVRKTGLMNVMPKHLAEMEAVMPDIKQPVQKKYKKQTTIPANNEAKANVAFLTGCVMDVMFSDINDATIQVLTRNGNNVTIPKNQTCCGALHVHAGDRDMGRKLAKQNIEAFENDETIIVNAAGCGCMLQEYPELFREEETEWYDRAKAFSSKVQDISKYLYDTGYEKPNASLHTTITYHDACHLAHGQGVRKEPRDLLLNIPGVEMVHMPNADRCCGSAGIYNMTNPEMAGEILKSKMESVPEDAELISMGNPGCMLQMAMGVKKYGRSQKIVHTVQLLQWAYEKEDEEKGYRS